The DNA region ACGCAGATCCTCCCAGTGGGTGAGGTGGGTGTGAATGAGTGGTGAGGcactgtctgttagtctataaggtgccacaggattctctgctgctgtctcaAAATGCTTGCAGAAGCCCTTGGGCTAGCAAAGAACTAGCTGATGTCCCTTGGGTCCAAAGCAGAAACACCAAAGACCAGCCCAGCAAGCCCCAGGGACTACATAATACCAACCCCCGAATCCAGCTAAAGGGGTCCCGGGAAGCTGGGATACCCAGTCCCAGTGAGGGAGGGTACAATGACCACTCATCAGTGCCTAACCAGGGCAGTAAGGTCCACCACCACCCTTCAATGTGGACGTACTGGCAGGTGAGATCGGACTTTGTAGAAAAACGATGACCCAACCTTGGTTCAGGTTTATGAACAGATTGCCCATGTGGCCAGCAAAGTACTAGACCCTCAACTCTTGAAATGGTGGCCCCATTTTGAGCTGGTTGAGGAAAGACATACCAGGCCATGAAAGATTCCAAGAGGGGGCAAGTGGGAATCCATCTGGTCGTTCCCAGGAAGTTCCAAAAGGGGTGTTCCAACTGGCCCATCCAATACCATGCAGAGGCCACTTGGGGAGAGAAAAGACACTCAACAGAGTGACTATATGGTTCTACTGGCCGGGCATCCACTTAAAGTTGCATTCATCCCCCAGTGCCAGTGAACAGGTCAGAAAAAGATCCCAAAGGCCTCTCTGGTACCACTGCCCATCATAGGGGTGTCCTTTGAAAAGGATAgtcatggacctggtgggccatTAGAAAAGTCTGCAGCCAGAAACAAATACATCCTGGTGATCTTAGATTATGCCACCTAATACCCCGAAGCATCCTTCTCTGACCAACTACAGCTCTCATCACCAGTGAGCTCCTGAAGGTTTTTTCCTGTGTGGGGATCCCCAGAGAGATGCTAAGGGATCAGGCAACCAACTTCACCTCACAATTAATGAAAGAGCTTTGTGGCCTGCTACAGGTCAAGTCTTTGAAAATATCTGTATACCATCCTCAAACCAACAGATTGGTGGAATGCTTCAACAAGACATTAAAGAACATGTTGATGAAGTTTTTAGTCACTGATCACCCAACATCAGGACTGCCTGCTCCCACCTCTCCTGTTCCCCATCCATGAGGTGCCCCAGGCATCCACAGGCTTCTCCTGTTCAAGCTATTGTATGAGAGACAGTTACTGGCTGTGCTCCCTCTAAGCTGTGCCATAGAGCGGCCACCCAGGAGTGATTCAAGTGCCTCCACTTGATTAGCAGAGCCATGCACATCTGGCAGCAGGTGTTCAGGTGCCCCTCTCTCCCGCCTACCCTGCTgctcagggctgtccttaggatttgtggtgccctaggcaggattattaaactggtgcccctgtgcctgacttgctctgagcaacacaaacataagcttacagtactggaaaacttgccacatgcatgttattaaaaccagtttaacttaatgaagcacactgtaatgctgatggactagcactaaagaagtagcactacagaaaatatctgatttacaaatgatgcaaataatataattttaaattttgtcAACATTTATTGGACAAGTATATGAAGAGTATTGAAACAAGGgttagcttttaattaaaagccatcgttctggctttttggctgcaaaacAAGGAATAATGTCATCCTATGACAAACGACAAAGTGATGtctgtttgattgcaagaatagacAGACCAGTCAAGCGTTCCTGATTCCGTGTAGAGCGGAGGTAGTTTTTAacgagctttagttttgagaaactctgttctcctgagctactgttacagaaattgtcagtagaatacgagtgcaatgtacacattaggatatatagatatcaacaagtttgctggtatgagggAAACGCTGACAATGTCCATCAGTTGATTTTGCATTGGCAAcatgatgacagtgtactcaattcttcgtacagttcaagtccattaaATCAAAAACTATCACCGTGTTTCAGGAGGCTCTTCTAGGTTCGTGCACTTTGTCATTGGTTGCTCTTGTTCCTATTTCGTTGTATTTAGTCCCGCTCAGCTGCTGCCAGCTAGTGAATGGAACCCAGGctgacagtgggttgagtggcctCAGCGGTGGTCTCCAAGGGCCGCCGGCCTGcttagcccgctgccagcctggggttccttgggggttcCCAGGCCAgtagcgggtgctgagtggggccggtggccaggaccctggctggcaatggggcagcagccagaactccagagaatcaaaaatcagctggcatgccacctttggcacatatGCCACaggtgccgacccctgctctataccagttgttcccaaactggggttcgtgaacccctcGGGGTTTGCAGAACATTACTGGGGGTTCaccagaaaaatttcactaatggcGGCCAGAAGACCCCGGgcattggagacagcaggtgggacccGGTTGCAGAGCAGAcaccctgagccccagggagAGCAGGGCCGGGCAGTTTGGGCTGGTAGCCCGAGTTCCGGCGGTCAGCgagggagccggcagcccaaaCCCCAGCACTCTGCGCGGGGCTGgtagcccaagccccagggagAGTGGTGCCAGCAGCCTGAGTCCCAGCGGTCAGCAAGGGAGCCGGCAGCCTgaaccccagtgctctgtgcgaggctggcagcccgagtaacaggaagagtggggctgggcagttggggctggcagtggggaagCCGGCAGCCcgaaccccagcctgagccccaggaagagCGGGATGGACCGTTggggcatccatcacactgaggaaatttaaatttaaatccctgaaaatattcatttttaggagggggttcatgacatTAATTCAGTGAAAGGGGTTCgcgggctgttaaagtttgggaaccactgctctatacactagtaaggagatgagcatattacagttgttggagggctctatttagcacaggggtaggcaacctatggcacgcgtgccgaaggcggcacgcaagctgattttcagtggcactcacactgcccaggtcctggccatcggtctggggggctctgcattttaatttaattttaaatgaagcttcttaaacatttaaaaaaaccttatttactttacatataacaatagtttagttctatattatagacttatagaaagagaccttctaaaaacgttgcaatgtattactggcacatgaaccatacattagagtgaataaatgaagacttggcacaccacttctgaaaggttgccaacccctgatttagcAGTAACGGgtctataggaaagtcagtcaacattttttgtttctctgatgaaaactggtccacttccttccccataccaaacttgtcacaaataattgtcaacgacttaattttctgtttttggctcagatattgattttttttaaaaatgaaattgaattcaggattgttagcaagcatttttggcaaacaaaacttttaaatgacaatctaaatggcaacacagtattgctttcatgcttggctcaccccccagcctgctgatcCAACAGCTGCGGTAGGgaaggagataggtggaaaactgtaggaccccaaaatccacctcttggggtgcagagtggcaacagcagcagcagcaaaccctcaggtctgatcaaacgccaatgggcaccaccgccagcccaacagaccatggtgaagttagcacagcatctgatctcagggacagggcactCATGAAGCAACAGCacctcatcctgccctgtgcagctccgccCGGACGTGCTCCCCAGCTAAgatgaccagatccagatgtcctgattttatagtgccagtccccatatttggggctttgtcttatataggcaccaggaggggactgtccttataaaagtgggacatctgctcaccctaccccaaccccctgtcctgattttttgcacatgctatctggtTATCCCCATTCCAGTCCTGTGCTACCATTCcaatcctgcctgcctgccaaggaagtgagttactttcactttcattcctcagtaggcagccagggaggggggagaaggggtgctccgttgggggagggagaaagggtgctctgtggggcaggggggagaagaatggatgttatgggggacaacaaaggatacttccagagccgccgagcctgcctcacctcacgccgggggaaagagtcacactcacaggtgagttccttcccccaccccttcccagagatcccagcaaccaatcccctccctcagactgcgctgcatttggctctctctagcacccagcagccctgctcttacatgctccactacTTTCAGTCTGTCCGGGCTCCgggcagagcagtgcccccagacctagtggtgccctaggctgctgcctgttctgcctatggctaaggatggccctgccgcTGCTTTGCAGCCAtgttgctcctgcagctgctcctgggaccctcctgctggctgtgcagagcggAGGGGTGAAGGTGCTGATGTCAGGgcatccccttccccccgcccctgtaccccatctccacagagcaaggGAGAGGCGACAGGGCTCAGGAGTTGAGCAGGAGAGAGTTGTTGCAGTCTGAACAAGCCTTCCGGGTGAGTGAGTGAGTACCTCAAAAAGAGAGTGGACGGTCTCTCAGAGACTTCCCCAGCGCGcgcacatgcgcgcacacacacacacacacacacagagtctccgCATCCCCATGTATCCCATCTCCAGACAGCTCACACaatcgctctctctctctcacacacacagagtctccgCATCCCCATGTATCCCATCTCTGTAGAGAAGCAGAGCTTTCAGTGAATTCTTTAAAGAGACAGCGCACAGCATCTctcagaaacttccccagcagacagcacatgtattgtctctgtcacacacacacagcatttccCACTCACCTCTCAACATATActtgtattgttgttgttgttacttcttggtacttcgtGCAAAGCACATATAttcactgtaattttattttctttaaaagtatGTTATTCTTTAAAAGTATGTTTATTCTTTAAAAGTATGCAcactggtctgtgcatttcataatttttatttctctctcacacttaaatttaattctttgagtagtgagttctaaaatgcttaacctgtcctggctggagtatctaggttttttgtttctactggaggcgcacatccacacattaccttggtacacataacaaaatttattccgcACATGGGGCAAGAGGCCAGAAGTCAGATGTGCCAACCACTAGGATGCCTGGCCCTCCGAGCACCCTATCACAGTTCCTAAGAAGGGAGGATTAATTGTAGAAACatagcagaaaaataaataagcttTGTTAATTTAACCAGAAGTAATCTTAATGTTCAGAACTCTGGGTTGTCACCTTCTTGCCATTCTGACATCCACTGACATCCAGTCCCATGCATGCCAGGTTGTTTACTAGAATGCTATTCTCCTGACATGACTCTGCATCAGTTCTCTATCTTCAGACAGAAATGCCTAGAAGACACAGATCTGAGCACAATCTCTACTGAAAATCTAATCGGTAAGTAATGCTTCTCTTGTAACATTTAAATTTATACTCAGATAAAATGTACATTTCCCAGGACCCTGAGAATTCAAAATCAAATTTAAGTGCCAAAACCTGCAAACACAAGCAGGTACCACTGAATTTTTTCTTAGACTTCAGACTTAGGATGCAGGGTCTTTGACTTCATCCTCTTCCTGCAAAGGAGGGAGTGAAAAAAAATAGACACTTACACCTAGTTAAAGCAAGAGGACTAGACATGTGATCAAAGGGTATGAAACATAAAGCATACATATGTAAACATATATAAATCCTTAGATCATGTAATTAGGTGGGGAAAATGTGTCATTATACACTTGAAATAAACAGAATTACCTGTTCTTAAGATCAAAAGCAGTTTGTATTATGCTTCAAGGAATAATGTGACGTTAGTTTTCTGCATTTAGGCGCTACCTCCTTAAAGCATCTATGATTTGCAAATGCCAAGTACATTTGTCCTCATCTGAGAGACTTCTGTAGCATTTAATGACTCATCTATCATCAAATCATTAGGCTGTGGACAATACTTTGATTTCACATTCCTTTACTAATTGCTGTAAAGGAAGCTACCCTTCAAAGTATGCCTGTTAGATTTAAGCCAACTCTTCATATTATTGGATTTTATAGGCTTACAGAGATATGCTTCTGTCATAAAGACTACATTTATACCAGCGCTTATCAACAGACCTTTCAATGCATTTGTCAAGGACACAGGCTCCTAGATCTTACTTATCTGTGATAAGATGAAGCAATGTAAAGAAATAATAGAATACCCCAGTCCAACAACTGGCTCATGAAAGGGCTTCAATGGGGTTTCAAATGTGCggcaagtcttcatttattcactctaatttaaggttttgcgtgccagtaatacattttaatgtttttagaaggctctttctataagtctataatatataactaaaatattgttgtatgtaaagtaaataaggtttttaaaatgtttaaaaagcttcatttaaaattaaattaaaatgcagagccccttggactggtggccaggacccggacaatgtgagtgccactaaaaatcagctcacgtgtcacctttggcacgcgtgccataggttgtctgcCCCTGGGTTAGCCTGTGCTAAGCCAGTTCCAGAATCAAGGGAATGAATGATCCCTTGCTTTTGTATGGAGGAAAGGGCAAACAGTATACCTGACATCTTCTCTGTACCGTTCATCATTCTGCATATCTCTATTCTCTCCTCCAACTGATGTACACTCTAAACAGTCTCACTCTTTTCAATATCTGTGATCCACTACCATCACACCTGGTAAGCAAGACACCAAACGGTTCTCCTGGTCACTCCACAGCGCCCCGCTAGTAATAGCTGAGAATTTACTTATCCTAAATAAGTAGTGCTAAGTAACCAcaaattattctgaaataagtTTCAAAATAACAAAACAGGACCTTTTTTCAAGTGTTTTAATTTCAGAATCTGACCCTGTATTCTCACAGAATGGATTCTGTCCTCTTGATTAATCACTAAGCACTATGTAATTTTTCCAGTTTAGCTTCAAATCTCCTTTTACTTAAAGTAAGGATACCAATTCCATAGGTTTTGAAGTCATAACTAGATTTTTCCAGTTCCTTGACTCTGCTTCTTACAGTATCGATACTTATATCCAGAACACGAGACATTTCAACTATTTGTTTAATGTGAATCTTTGCTTGCAAGAGGCAATCTATTTTATCACTGAGGTTCTTGGATGAAAGAAAGAGCACTCGTGGATAGCTAATGAAAAATCTATCCACCTCTCTTTCAGTGCACCCAAGAGATAACAGCTTCTCTTTAGCATTTGTAAAGTTTTTTTTGATATATTCATTAGATAAGTCCAAAATGTCAGCTCCATAGCCATGTAGCAGAGCTAGTAATTCCTCATTGCTCAGATGGAAAGATTGCAGGAACTCAAAGTTTGCGCTCACTTGCTTGCTGCTTCGCAGGAGGATGAAGACATTTTTAGAAATGATGTGCTTCACAAAATCATTTGGGTTTTCACCACCTAAAGACAAACAGATctcatgcaggaggtcagtcaTCTGTTTATTCAGCTCCACTCTGTTAGAAAATGCCCGAGGTGCTCTGGTCAACATATTGCAAAGGTGTTTCGAGGTTAGcccaagagaacagaaaaatgtaatatttttctcCATATTGATGTTATTACTGGAACGAAAGAAAGACTCAGGAGAACGTCCCAGAATATTTACAATTTCCAGATCAGTCATCAAAATACTTCTCCAAAGTTCCCAACGTTTTTCAAGAGACTCATAGGAACGTGTGATGGCTCGTGGATA from Chelonoidis abingdonii isolate Lonesome George chromosome 2, CheloAbing_2.0, whole genome shotgun sequence includes:
- the MTERF1 gene encoding transcription termination factor 1, mitochondrial isoform X2, with product MMNSGHTVLQRYLQQLIPMAASGLLYTKNSPLYNVNCFWLIRFSTEIVLRSVSSRHFCLKTDSAVAESCQENGILVNNLACMGVDVKMARRRQPGVLKMLITNEKGLKRFLQSKGATDEVIASIISRYPRAITRSYESLEKRWELWRSILMTDLEIVNILGRSPESFFRSSNNINMEKNITFFCSLGLTSKHLCNMLTRAPRAFSNRVELNKQMTDLLHEICLSLGGENPNDFVKHIISKNVFILLRSSKQVSANFEFLQSFHLSNEELLALLHGYGADILDLSNEYIKKNFTNAKEKLLSLGCTEREVDRFFISYPRVLFLSSKNLSDKIDCLLQAKIHIKQIVEMSRVLDISIDTVRSRVKELEKSSYDFKTYGIGILTLSKRRFEAKLEKLHSA
- the MTERF1 gene encoding transcription termination factor 1, mitochondrial isoform X1; the encoded protein is MMMNSGHTVLQRYLQQLIPMAASGLLYTKNSPLYNVNCFWLIRFSTEIVLRSVSSRHFCLKTDSAVAESCQENGILVNNLACMGVDVKMARRRQPGVLKMLITNEKGLKRFLQSKGATDEVIASIISRYPRAITRSYESLEKRWELWRSILMTDLEIVNILGRSPESFFRSSNNINMEKNITFFCSLGLTSKHLCNMLTRAPRAFSNRVELNKQMTDLLHEICLSLGGENPNDFVKHIISKNVFILLRSSKQVSANFEFLQSFHLSNEELLALLHGYGADILDLSNEYIKKNFTNAKEKLLSLGCTEREVDRFFISYPRVLFLSSKNLSDKIDCLLQAKIHIKQIVEMSRVLDISIDTVRSRVKELEKSSYDFKTYGIGILTLSKRRFEAKLEKLHSA